A window of Colletes latitarsis isolate SP2378_abdomen chromosome 11, iyColLati1, whole genome shotgun sequence genomic DNA:
AATCGCAAATAGAAGGTTTCAAAGTTCGATACAGATATTGTATATGTAAAATGATTGTGTCAAAGTGAAGAATATATAATAGAAGACATTGAAGTTCACCATATATCATTGAATAATACATATACTTTTGAACTAGTCTTAACAATGTACAATCATACTATGTCGttcatttataaaattttcaGTGTATGTAAGAATAGAAACTTCTGCATaaatatttccaaatttttaCATGTAAATATTGAAATCAAATTCTTCCACTATTGCGCTAAAGCATATTCATTGCTATTTACGTAAGTTGACTCataaaaagaagaaataaatatGGATTAATTAATGTACACATATTTAAATCTACATTTTTGTAAATAATAACAATTCATAGTGtaattataaaaaatgattCGTATCTTTCTTTCTTTCAACATTATATGTTGAAACGTAGATACATAATAAAGATTAataagtttaaaaaataatacatacGTTTTAATGCAATTCTAATTCATTATAActtattttattctacatttttatgtttaaaacataATGTGTTGATTACATAATTTATTTATGTAGCTCCTTTTGGCATacgtttttatacaaaattacacAATTGGTAGTTATTTATTTTTAGAGTTTGAATATTGCCATGAACTTGATGTGTCCCATATTACACCATTATGTGGTAATTCAGATGTTATATATGGAATTAACCATGTAAGATACCATCGATCACCTAATACCTCCTTTATATTTTGTTTCCATCCTAAATTATATACATAGATTTTTTTATTACTTTCATTAGCCACATTACCGTTAAATATTAGACAAAAGTGATAAATGCACAAAACTCCGGTATATAACATTCCTATTGCAGACACAATGTACAGAAGtaaataaaattgatttatAGATCCGTCAAATCCAAAAACAAATATTGCtaatggaaaaataatttttataattgataTAGGAAATTCGAAACGAATCCTattccaaataaaaatattgttataacaAAAACAATATGTTGCTGCTACAAATAAGTATAATAAGAACATGATGAAGTATCGATGGTTATAATGACCGATACAGCATCCAGTGAAAATGCAATGATGATCCCTTTTTAAGATACAAATATTACATGTTGGACAGTGCCATGAACGTGGTGGTGCAAGAGTTTCGCAAGAAGCACACAGTCTCCAACCGTCTTTAGTGTTTGCAGCACTTATTGGCATAATATCTCTTCTAGTACTGGTATCACAGAAAACTATGTATGTGAAGTTTCCAACTATATTCAACATAATAAAGTTTCCAAAGAAAAAGTGTAAAATATGTGATAATGTTCCATATCCATACATTGTAGGCAAAACAACCCACAATTCAAACCAATACAATAGAGGTACAATTGTTAATATAAAAGTCATTGAAAAAAAGTCACTTAAGTTACGAGGCCAGATTTTTTTTCGTATGATCATGTTTAAATTCTTCCtttcttttcctttcttttCACGACCACCTTTTATCAATGTGTATTTGTTTCACAATAATATTCTTTTACTTTAACCTAAAAGTTAGTACTATAgatcatttttattaatttttttttttttttcttaatttttcgaACTTATTATATATCATTTAAAGATTTAATCTACCATGTACATAccaataatttaattgaatccATTACTCTATATGCATATAAATTAGTATCTACATCTATACCATGATACGCgccattcgattcctttccacaCTTCATTCAATATCATGTGGCCCAGTGTGACCAGGTGGCCACACTGCCCAGGTCACTGCCCAAGCCCAATCCAAGCCAAGTGCCCAGTTGCCCAAATGCCCACACCGGCCACAACTCTGTCAGATGCTAAGTTTGTCGTTACTAGTATCGTTGTCgattgcactcaattatgccaaatctgacCACACTGTTTTAAGCAATTTTAGCAGAAATGACTGTAAAAGAACCATAAATGGGCGAGAAATTGCAGTctaattcgaaaatttttagaaAGTGTTCCTATCTAGTAATTGTTTACGGCCCTCTGGTGATTAGTTTAGGCTACAAATATCTCGTTAAAGTGTAGTCAATATGCATTAATAAGAATTAATGTTTTCACAATAAATAATTCACTGTTAAAAGGTATAATGGTATAGCTTGTATTAAAGTTTAGTGTAGAATTGTGTGATAAATAGTTTTTTGAATTTTCTTGTAAATAATTAGTTTCGATAAATCGCATTGCATGGCAAGTTGTAAAGTATGAATAGTAACAACATacattttacattttatttagCGAAGACAGATACTTTAATAGAAATACAAGTATATAGTTTTAAATAGTTGTAGATTTATGTACGAAAACAAAATGAGAGTTCGATAATTTATTGTCAGTGTTCAAATTCTAATCGTTGAGAGATTCGTTCTTCACATTTTACAAAGATCGTTATCCTCAGCGGATTCCACATGTAATAACTTTCCTGTACCTTGTTGTGATTAAGCAGCAGAATCATTGCTCAGGCATTAGAAAAATTAGTAATAAATGATAAGAGATGAGTATATatttgaatttctttttttttttagtggtATGACTAATTTGATATTTGGAATTGGCATAGGATTGTTCCTTATTCTGATTCTGTGGGCTTTGGCTTTATTTGTGTTTATTATTACTTTACGCGTTGAGAAGAAAATTGGTGCTATTGCTATATTGATTGTTAGCGTAtgtacaattattttaattgttttacCAAGAGCATCTGTCAAACCAGTCTCCATTGagaaaaaggtatgcgaaataattattttctaataaGAAATTAACATATACTTGTATTGCTATTTGTACATAAAATAattatgtaaaaaaataatacaaattttaaccAGTTATGTAATCTTCATGCTTCCATACCTGTAAAGAATATGTCTTTTGCAGATATATGATCATTTATTTATCTGGCGTATTCTATTACTTGTGCTGTTGGTTGTATCTTCTATCATTGGCTTGGTAGGATATATTAAATTTGAATTAATGGAATCCATCAGGCCAATTCGAATAAGTAATTGGATTTCTTAGATATTTATAGTAAGTATTTTGTaatataattaaagaaaatagttATGTAGTCGATTGTCCATTACCAAATGATACAAATTTCTGAAGCAAATTCTTGGCCTAAATTTCTGACTATATAGTATTTTAACACATTGATTATTGAATCTCCCAGAGATATATCCAATAGTATAATGTTGTGAGCAcgtttgttattattaataatatgaaTTAATGAGATTATCAACAACTTAAAACAAACCATCATGAAATATTTTCATTGTATCGAATGAAACTTCTATTGTAATTTCGATATATGTAACTGATATACAGAaggaattaattttgtttatttctaTATAACTTTCAGAACCTACCAACAAAATAGGAGTGTAGATATGTATGACTGCTAATTCCTATTTATTATGTGCAGTAACTGGGAAAGGGTGCTTTAgattaaaaattgtttcctGTTAATCAATTTATTGTTACTTGTAATAGAAACAGTGTTTATAAGATTAAAAAATGCTGCGCAACACTACTAAACTATCATCAACATTGGTGCGAAGTGTTTCTCTGTCCCATCAGAAgaataaacaatttgaaataaataaCAATAGTGAATTTGTTAGTAAGGTAATGAATAGTTCGGTACCTGTTATTGTAAATTTTCATGCTGAATGGTGTGATCCTTGTAAAATACTCACACCTAGATTAATTCATCTTATAGAACCAATGGATACTTTAGATCTTGCGATTATAAATTTAGAATCAAATCCAGAATTAGTACACATCTTTGAAGTAAAAGCTGTGCCAGCTGTTATAGCAATTTCAAAGGGGCTGGTTGTCGATAAATTTGTAGGTTTAGTTGATATGGATATGATAGAAAATTTAATACATAAACTTACTCATACTGACCCCTCAAATTCTAAAGATGGTAAGAATGAAGTTTAAACACATTACGGTTATACATTTTATgaaattatttcaataattaatcAATTTGTATTGtgctatataattttatttcagtGAGCATAAATATTATCCTAACATTGAAATATTACTTTTATGAAAATGATTTATATAGAGTTACTTTCTTCTCTGAATTATATGGACAGAATAATAGCAATTACATGtcgtaaaaatatataattatatcaaaaagttacatcaaatTCTATTAAATAGTATGAAAACTTATAAACAACCGTAGTTCCAGGAAAATCAATCATACTCGTTattataaatttcaataaagaTTCCTTATAAAATTTCAACACTATCTAGAATTTTCACTGTAGGTGCATTcttcatttataataaataaatactagGATAAAATATAAAACTAACTATTTCTAAAAAGATAACGTATTCtcgtttattatttataatttttataataataacttGTTAATTACTTTACAAACTTTTGGTAATGTTTTATGTgtcaattatattataataatatgattataaaatgatttttttaaaaCTGATTGTGTATTACATAGTACAATACATTGTAATAATTAAGATTAACGGCCCTTTTTGATCTACAGTGTCATCATATTAGCAATATTTAATAAAGTAATTCTAATGTGTAAAACTGAAATATATTTCAAGGTACTCACTTTCTTTGCATCGCTACTTAAATATCTCATAATGGAATACAATTAATAAGATTAATCTTAGCGATcagaataaaattcatttaaaataCATTGTGCAACAGAGCTGACAATCATATAATGTTAAATATCGAATCTACGATATTAATACATGATAGATACAgggattataaacaaattgttgtCCAATATAACTTTTTGTTCTGTGTTTATTCTACATCGTAAAACAATTCTGTACAATCTGTGTATGAAAGTTCTGTCGATTGTAGATAGTAGGCCAGATATTTAATAAAGACCATCTAATCCATGTATTCCCTGAAGAAAGAAATTTTTGACCCTTGGCAGCAAGTGATACATAAATGTATACCAATAATTAAAGGACTAGCTAAAAATTTCTTTATCAGTCAGGTGCTTTCAAGAGACACCATGATAAGGCAATGCTGTGATTTTTTGGTTACTTGCAAAATTCTTCATCATTCAtgtcaaatatatatatattatgtactttttctttatttaatCATAAACAAGagagtattttatatttttgcaagGAACCTcgtcttttttattattttaataaccaGTACACACGCTTTAAATTTCTTTAACAGTTGCGGCaaaacaaataaatttaaaagtaaCTTATTCGTAACTACGAATATATACAAAACTAGGAAGAAACGTTTACAAGtctttttaaaagaaaaatgataatatttatttttcttttgtagATAAATATTGTGGTGCATTTACACATGATAAGTTTTTACATGGCAtgtggtttttatttttttatgatagtgttttttattattttaatgcaTTAGTTTCAATGGATATTATAACGAAATACATATCAAATGTAAGTACACCACTGTGTTCATCATAATTTTCATACAATAAAGATATACAAACCAAGTTGTTCGAGTTATATGTATATTACACTGCTATTAGTGCACCGATATGTTCTGCAGAGCCAACTGTATGACCCCACAAAATTACACGTTCAGTAAATACGTTTGGACGCTTTAATCTTGCAGAAATTTTACGTATATTTACAACTTATCTATACCAAgtagtttaaaaaaaatgtaacAAAATGTAGAAAAACACGAATGACATTATATACAAATTCCTATAAATGTTAGTTGTTGTTATTGGGCATATTCGGGACAATAATAATGCCAAagcatttttatttaattctctAATTAACAATGCAATTCATGATAATTTATAGCAAACTCTGTGGTTAGAATCTAATTTTAACGTTGAGAATTCATTATAACTTCAAAATATAAATACTTGATGATACAGCTAATAATTGTTATACTTTCTTCATTTTCATATACATTGAACAAAGAAAAATACTCAATTATAGAGAATTGTATAGTGGCTACTTGTAAATCAAGtttgtataatttatattacaCAATTGTTTGTgctgaaaaaaaaaacatatggATTTCTTTACTAATCAGTGTAACCTGAATATACCCAATTGTGTTGATAGCTCGTCAACAACAAGTAACATCCAGTTTTCATAACTACTAAACGATCTAATAGTTATATGATACATAGTATAATACAACATGATACAATTTACTTTGCATTGAATAACTTGGTGATTGGTATTAGTCTTCTCAGTAATATTTCCATCATAGTTGCAAGtggcaaaattttaattatcgtttacgcaaactttttaatttcataatatatttttaaagtatGTCCAGAAAATTGCATCTACTGAATAATTATTGCAACGAAGAAAGAATACAGAAGCAAATGAACgaatataaaagaaatattgagcgaatgaaaatttttcaaaaactacGTAGTGGAGAGTATTCTGAAGCTATATATTATAATGGAATTAACAAACGTTTTAAAATTCGTCGATTttcgttatttacaattttaagaataatcgtccatcaaaaatttttgtatttattacttTATAGTTGGAATGAAATCTTCATTTTTAATGCATTTATATTAACATTCGCGGTGCGTGATTTGAAAAATGACTGTACGAAAATTCTCAGAGTGTGTATTACAATGGGAGGTTCAAAAATACTTCATCACACTTCTGCCCCTAAGTCTCGTACACCTTGTTCCGCTATTGGAACATATTTATCATCAATTTTAACAAGTAAAATAACTTTATCCACGTGAGATCGTCGATTAGGATCACGATGATTTGGGAACCAATGATAAATAACATATCCTACCATACCTCTTTCTGGTACCCAATGTTGCCATCCGGATCTACCTCCCTGTTGTTTCATTCTCTCATCAGGCCAAATTACATCTATTCGACGGCCCAAATTAATAGCATCGTATACTAGAGTAGGATCTATGAtctaataacaaataaaatcgtCAAAACTGaagagaaaaataatttaaaaaatattcaagttacaggaaattttagatatttaaacatatttaaattaaaatgaaatttgttttcgacTTACACGAACTTTTCTCACACCTTCATCTCTGTCAAGTTTATTGGAGAAACTTGTTTCGCTCTTAGTCTCGGTCTTAATATCACTATTACTAAGAAGACCAGCCAAACTAGCAAGCGTCGAGCTAGTCGGTTTTCCAACTGAAGCCAATGATTCTCTATTTCCACCAAGAGATCCTGTATTTGCTCTTCCCAAAGAACCACGACCAGTTGATTCGCCAATTTGACATCCAGAATCTATAgattgtgagccagatgtgtTGTGACCCGATTGACCATAACCTATATTGAGAATCTCATTTTAACATCATAAAGTAATTAATATCAATGTACTGATAATTATAAATACCCGAATGAATGTTATAAGTAGTCATTGCATATACTCCATTGTTTCCAAAACCTCCGTCGTCTTGAGATCCTGTTCCACCTGATGAACAACCTTGACCGCACCTTCTTCTGattctgaaaataatattttgtacaataataaACTTTTTAAGGTACAATGACAATTTATAAGACTGTAATATCATGAATGGTCGTACCTTTGCCACAATTTTAACACATTACGCTTAATTACACCGAGGCTCAAAGGTCCTCCTACTATAGAACATAATTGTTCATTCGTCTCTGCATAACTAGTTGTCAATGGCGAGACATAAATCGGATACCCAATTGGTTGATCGCAAGaactatttattatatttctaaGGGCTTGTTTTGCATTTTGTATAGAACCTCGCTCTGGATTTCTATTTCTCAAATATACTAATTCTTGTTGTTGTCCAGCCCAGAGGCCACGAACACATTCGCGATTCATTTTAATTACTCGGAAGCTCAAGAAACGTTTGTTAAGCATGATTACTTTATATTCATCGATGCCGTCATCGAGAACGTGTCTATAAACAAACGACAAAACATTATATTAACAATGTAATGAGATTTTAATACTCGCAATTATTACAgtattaaaatacctaagagCCAGAAGACTGGGTGCGCCGTTTAAAATAGCGTTTCTCCACAGTGGATCTGCTTCGTGACTAATTACAAGATTTTTATCATGACTATCTATAGCTTCGTAAAGAGCAGAGGATTCAACATATTGCTCTGGACTCATAAAATGATCTTGATGTAGTTTTAGTGCCATTCTTACACCTTTCGCTACAACGCTTCGTAGTAAATCGACATCATGTAACACCCATTCATCACGAATTGATGTTATACGAAAATCTCCTGAATAGAagaaagaaatttattaaacgAATATATGTATATCTGTATACATTCGATTTTGCTATCACTTATATGAAATTATACCTTTGAAAAGAGCATGCAATCCATATAGAAAAAATTCAACGCTGGATACAGTATTGTGAGATGCTGCTCCCAAAACACGTCTCCCCAGAAGACTCAATGCAAGACACAGAGAAACTAACGGTGATTCTCTTGTTCTATCTACTGTCTAAAATAATTAGAAAGAAACAGTGCTGTATAAAAGTTAAAATAATTTAGTGTTAACAATAAATTACCTTATCATGTTTGGTAATGCAATATTGTATCCAATCTAAATAAACATTACAAAAACTGCTTCTTGTAATTCCGCTGGCTCGAAAGTCAAAATCTTCATCGATGTTCATATTGAAAACAGGGTCAAGGTCGACGAAGTTCTTATCGAGAGATATTTCAAGAGCGTCCGAAATATCGGAATTCcccaaccaatattttagttttGAAGATTTTACAGCATAAAAAACAATACTTTTTACGTAGTAAGTAACCAATACTTTACGAAACTCAAACACTTGAAGCATGGAAACAGCTGAATTATCCGAAATCGAGTATCCCTCTAAAACGTATTTAGATCTTGCAACTTCCCAAGCCAGCCAACGCTGGCTAAACGCTGCATTTACACTCAATACATTTGAAAAATGTCCCATTTCACAGCAACAACAATTATcattgtcttcgattccttcagaTATTGCTTCCACCTAAAATCAAAAtcataattttcaaattaaacaaTATAATTTGTTTTCAAATGTTTAGTAGTTTATAGCAGTGTACATACTTCTCTCTGTTGGCAATACGTTCCCCTAAATTCAAGACCTCTCAATTGAAAAGTTACTAATCCATTGCCTAATTGAACAATGTGCACCAAACAGTTTAAATAATCGGATGCTAATAGAAAACAGTCGCCTTGTTCCACGTTTCCCCATCGACCAAGAGCAAGATCTCCGTAAAGACTGTGTTGCAGCGATCTCGTCAATTGCTCATAGAAGATCgagtttatattattatcatctGCACCTAGATTCCGGTCCAAATGCGAAGACATTCGTGTGTTAGAATGATCAACTCTTCTTGTCTTATAGTCTCTTTCCCAAAACTTCACTGGACGTACATAAGATGATATAAAAATTGCGCTACCCAAAAGTGGGTTTAAGGGAGTGCTCAAGATTGCAGAAATGACCGCTTGTAAGAACAGCATAGCAGAATGTGGAACCGAGAAAGGTTGTGCGAATGCATGAAACGCACTACCCCATGTGATTTGCCAAGGCGCGATATATGTAACTACAAATCGTATCTTTAACAGTAATTCATAAACTTTTGCAAATGCTATTCCTGTGATAAAATAATCTACAAGAAACGTTTCACTGAGTTCTCGGTAATCTAGTTTGAAGAACAGCACAGCAAATATCAGTACTAGGTAACGTGTCGATGGATCAGAATATGCAGATCTTAAGGATTTCAATCCACATATAACTATGATTAACGCACCAATACTTTCTCCAAATTTGCTTACGATTTTTGATGAACATTCGGTGAGTGCTCCTAGAAACACTACTGGATAGAGAACATTTCTTTCTAAGAAAGAAAGGCAAACATATGCTTTTTCAAACCACATAATTTTCACTGGCTCATGAACTTCAAACTGTCCATGTTCATGACTACGTAGTATTGGTCTTGCCAAGCACAACCATGGTGAATGTTTTCGAAGTTGTGGTACAATGTAATGTAACAGAAATCCAAGGCAAGTTACAATGCCCCATAAAACTGGGTTTAGTTCTGGTTGTAAAGCAGTAAACACTGTCGAACAATGGATTCCAAATGACAAAGTACCTATCACTGCACATACTATCAAATCATTTTTTAATCTTGCATTCACTGTTGCTCTTAATTTTTCAGGTAAAGGATCCACTAATTCTGTATCTGACATTTGTTCAGCAACTTTAATTTTCACGTGTTTCTTCGTTCCTGATGCTCTGATTTTTGCTTCTTTGTATGTTTCAGACAAATTATCTCCACGAGTCGTATTTtcgatgattttggcttctttctCTTCCATATAAATTTCTGGTGGCCATAAGTTCGTTTTTACAATATCCCATATTACAGTAGGATCCGAAGACGATCGACTTAAATGATAGGATACAGCAACTAGTAAACCCGCAAAAATAGAGAATAAAATATGTTGCGAGGATTTTGGCTCCGTAAGTGCTCCGTAAGCAAAACCATACAGTACGACAACAGTGATAACACTGCGACAAAGACAATATATCGAAGAGACTAGACTAGTGGTTGCATTTCCACCAAACAAATGAATATCTACATGTTCACAGAGATACATTAAAAAGGTATTGATTTGTGGGAATAAACCTAAAGAAAACACAATTGGAAAACACAAaaggaaaattaataaaatattacgaATTTGTAATATAACGTCATAATCGGAGACACGCAATCCGTATATTCGAAATTCAGACGTTTTGAAGTTTCTTAGAAATTCATTAAAGATTAATATGAATCCTGAACATAGTATATAATATATAGGCCGTGAAAATACTATAATACGATTAAATCCATGTGTCGGAGAAGCAGCATCAGGTTGAACGGATTTTAATAATGAATACTGACATCCGGCGGTTACGAAACAAAACATAAAGGCAAATATATCTTGGTAGAATCCTTGTTGAAGTAGCACGAGACCTAATCCCGCAACAGCAACTGCCAAAAACGTTGAAACGATTGTTTCGAAAATCGTCAAATTTCGATCTAATAAAGCTAATAAAAATAAACGATCGAACCGCACTTTCATGTGCGGTAATTTGCCAATTTTCCATTTATAATAATGTCTTGCTTGTTTAGGTTTAGAATCGGATCCATCTAAGCTGCCAATAAATCGGTTCCAAGATAAACTTGTATTTATATCAGCTTCTTGATGCGGTGGTAACGTTAAAAGTGGCATTCGACGATGAATGTCTGAtgagtaaatatttaaattaagatATCCTAATAAACCTTGTAATCTTCCATTTCTATCTGTCATTGAGTCCATATGTGATATTATGTCCTGATGAAATAGATCTCGTTCCAAAGTTTCTATTGTACATTGATTAGAATCTCGCTCTGAAATTTCCACTGTACAATGATTAGTGCTTCCGGTGTTCGAAGAAACTAAATTTGATGACAGTGAATTTTGTGCTTTAGTTTGGTTGCTCTCTGGGCTCGATAAAACTGGCGGTGTGTCTATTATAACACTTAAGCCAGCAGAGTTCAAAGACAAGCTACTACAACTGTTGCTTAGGGAATCTGTAAGCTCCCACTTCGCGCCATAATGTAAATCTTGATTAAGTTGCTGACGTAACAACGTATTTAATAGTTTGTTGTTACTACTAGAAGGAACTTGTGCAGCGGCGGCAACGCCAGATCCTTTTTCGTCAAAGGTGTAAGCCAACCAGCGTCCATTTTCATCTCCAAAAGAAGGTACCGCTTCTAAAGGTACTACCGTGTCGTTATGATTGGCAACTATATCACACTCGTCGTTTGATATTAATCCAAGTAAAGCAGCGAACGGTACAACATTGTCTTCTCGACTTCTATCTCGTGTTCTGTGATGTAGTCTAATTGAGCGTTTCAATGTACCTCGTCTTGCTCGTGGATTTCGATTTTCAGAATTGTGACTTAGTCTCAAATCAGACACAGTACTGGATTGACCAGGTAAATCTCGGCCAGAAGTCAACAATGTAGCTAATAAAGAAGATGCAAAACTAAGTGTActtaattcgttgtttgaacCACTAGTTTGCTCAAATCTATCAAATCTATCAAATCTATCGAATCTTCTATCTCTTCTTCTATCTTTATCTCTTCTCACTTCTAGCGTTCGTTTAAGTTTCGGCCGGGTTTGTTCTGTAGTTGTAATATTATCATCTATGGCATCCATTGCAGGTTTTGGACGGTTTTGTTTGGGTATCGCACCTTGATGTCGTTTGTTATCCGTATCTGGTTGCGGAAGTAACTTTCTTTTCACTTC
This region includes:
- the LOC143347474 gene encoding thioredoxin, mitochondrial, producing the protein MLRNTTKLSSTLVRSVSLSHQKNKQFEINNNSEFVSKVMNSSVPVIVNFHAEWCDPCKILTPRLIHLIEPMDTLDLAIINLESNPELVHIFEVKAVPAVIAISKGLVVDKFVGLVDMDMIENLIHKLTHTDPSNSKDVSINIILTLKYYFYENDLYRVTFFSELYGQNNSNYMS
- the LOC143347475 gene encoding uncharacterized protein LOC143347475, translating into MTNLIFGIGIGLFLILILWALALFVFIITLRVEKKIGAIAILIVSVCTIILIVLPRASVKPVSIEKKIYDHLFIWRILLLVLLVVSSIIGLVGYIKFELMESIRPIRISNWIS
- the LOC143347378 gene encoding putative palmitoyltransferase ZDHHC24; this encodes MIIRKKIWPRNLSDFFSMTFILTIVPLLYWFELWVVLPTMYGYGTLSHILHFFFGNFIMLNIVGNFTYIVFCDTSTRRDIMPISAANTKDGWRLCASCETLAPPRSWHCPTCNICILKRDHHCIFTGCCIGHYNHRYFIMFLLYLFVAATYCFCYNNIFIWNRIRFEFPISIIKIIFPLAIFVFGFDGSINQFYLLLYIVSAIGMLYTGVLCIYHFCLIFNGNVANESNKKIYVYNLGWKQNIKEVLGDRWYLTWLIPYITSELPHNGVIWDTSSSWQYSNSKNK